Proteins co-encoded in one Gouania willdenowi chromosome 1, fGouWil2.1, whole genome shotgun sequence genomic window:
- the frmpd1a gene encoding FERM and PDZ domain-containing protein 1 yields the protein MEAQDRSRSPSRRTSRVEQVVGRWLRRSRDLGSRSHSLSRDRTAADGRTADSSGSDQRNYSFRFNLQIHRDPKVDSHGLTLSSQTPILVQDVTPGGPADGRLVPGDQLVKINNVAVDDLTPEQAAEIIRECQDTLTMTVLRTMLGPKSSFITPEKRAKLRSNPVKVHFAEEVEVNGHSQGNSLLFLPNVLKVYLENGQTKAFKFEPSTTVKDIVMTLKEKLSLSHIEYFSLVLEQRHSISKLLLLHDEEPIQQVVQKKEAHDYKCLFRVCFMPKNLQVLLQDDSTAFEYLYLQGVNDVLQERFAVEMRCNTALRLAALHIQERLASCGLSPKTNLKTVTKTWGIENFVSSTLLRNMREKDLRKAIGYHMKRSQSQQKRLPVDQARINYLEELSELKSFGGKSFGATLMLQDRESMVTLLVGARYGVSQVINHKLSILSTLTEFSCITRIELLPESEKVSLVKIYLQDIKPITLLLESVAAKDMSCLIAGYCRVFVDPNLNIFPWFNDSKKHKVSAEEGYVSRCASDSDDFSDMDMEPLVKLVSNDNKPRARIRSSSDPEGKKRRVRRRSSDGKEKEDKTQKDNEDTEKERQEGDGRIADAEQIKIQITDGGSIKPVGEEDWSRGGDGVEATEDHPSLSEISDSCQTDSRVLTSPSSDSLDALEEDDLLSCSSSSVLPKSVHHCSIKLHPFPQSHAQPHLLTPPPAHCHPLINLADLQLLDRSPSENLHRCSGDLCSEENSLCFAELSRLANFLPSPPEASEEDDEEDELWRRRKLLEDMEKIRIASEAIEGGSKEHPLTLSPLSGSAALDFVFNFDQSDARCYYNICSNITPDSARSLPIQPDRKEEKEAEVVEPVPILEPPPGFGDSSSDDEFFDARDRFTSPEDPTSLEKPRGVSTKMNLNLLSTLSLSDIQVSVVEANKDREEQEYRREDKRLLMLRKDSRKRRSFVETNYTSKVSYPEPEASTRTCKNLLVEANNIQKLSSDPKPSEKTENPSPTWSSLTQSEGEPTQLESKPILSRLSLQGPDSTQSQAKKQDMEMEPDSMESKSVTELMKTVSPSITVVRWRVDPDGKESADRRGDGKEEVSLQLVMSEQREKDKLVVSGPLMGHLFVEGNTEEANIEDKGLHSSSLNQLTFSCHRSPETNIQPNSLTEKNQISSNGILIFPGGEYTPEEVFEKSPPPPPPSSPLPLLPVSQKFLTDSFTKEKEEGGGTKFAENSSCDPHSTEMNDLTNKAQSLAVITTSKNDPSVTLSDEITDSTNSDNVFYDEDDDEAIPPLNLGPSNKSLGTKFDIDNDENGTIIQSLSNSEPHTRGRLLNSDHSHTKNSVTSKHGAAKRVTSSFDAGSGPKAEVALRNTSDQKSDCTSENPENDKNVTNPVLMNVCTSPTPDLSKQPPMTAHFLFQTLSPSVMGRLSASTLRGKIQKLPLYMSRSQETLNEAGVEIVIQSPSEDEKKDGTKIAVKLTDVHDVTETVEVESGAAAESVDSEDSDSTITGSEVDGEFFTEKTAPSETEAKENRTPSPVQSEPNLKLPNQLFYSEPMKVTPGPITEPPTSIISHLLRDTTDTQLNMPGPMQDATQPNVKALNPDQDTPGYKINILSPTIPAPVVVTTQNLNGPGISFHSQAQKLAKTSSDRPLMGLCQPADQNANASQALSSGCRVFTICDQPSQTKVLSEVAVLPPLKSELSCSSLLASGCESIIEGVQVPLDACGCPAVYTNCFGGGDNFDEELTVYEFSCRTQSSGVTKTTGANLPLVNSSPMPSFFSATSTYSPSFPRSILFSTSTSELSPLLSPLSNTPDSLILQTHKEMIRHLCQHHYPEPPAGFQMLRVDVDRLLSVLESSGADRSVTSRHPRDTCPAHFTENKRVLQMEARRLMAGCQQVVGVGQSPEEMLQSLSDSFRTLVELAGICLWFSGCDRCDRRNAEAVTGLSDVARSFRDFCLAAERASSKRSCQDLSSKLLAKQCTALTASVFCLTQLFRTLTAL from the exons GGAAACTCGCTGCTCTTTCTGCCCAACGTGCTCAAAGTTTATCTGGAGAACGGACAAACCAAGGCCTTCAAGTTTGAGCCCAGCACCACAGTCAAG GACATCGTGATGACGCTGAAGGAGAAACTTTCTCTGAGCCACATTGAGTATTTCTCTCTGGTGTTGGAGCAGCGTCACAGCATCAGTAAATTACTGCTGCTTCACGACGAGGAGCCGATACAACAG GTGGTTCAGAAGAAGGAGGCCCATGACTACAAGTGTCTGTTTAGGGTTTGTTTCATGCCTAAAAACCTCCAGGTGCTGCTGCAGGACGATTCCACAGCCTTTGAGTATCTCTACCTGCAG GGAGTGAACGACGTGCTGCAGGAGCGCTTCGCTGTGGAGATGAGGTGCAACACGGCGCTGAGACTGGCTGCTCTGCACATCCAGGAACGGCTGGCCAGCTGTGGACTCTCACCCAAGACCAACCTGAAGACTGTCAC GAAAACGTGGGGCATTGAGAACTTTGTGTCGTCCACCCTGCTGAGAAACATGAGGGAGAAGGACCTGAGGAAGGCCATTGGCTACCACATGAAgaggagccaatcacagcagaaGAGACTTCCTGTGGACCAGGCCCGGATCAACTACCTGGAAGAGCTCAGTGAACTCAAGTCCTTCGGAGGGAAATCCTTCGGCGCCACCCTGATG ctgCAGGACAGGGAGTCGATGGTGACTCTCCTGGTGGGAGCGCGCTACGGCGTGAGTCAGGTGATCAACCACAAGCTGAGCATCCTGTCCACACTGACGGAGTTCAGCTGCATCACGCGCATCGAGCTCCTCCCTGAGTCGGAAAAAGTCAGTCTGGTGAAGATCTACCTGCAAGACATCAAG CCCATCACATTACTCCTAGAGTCGGTTGCAGCAAAGGACATGTCCTGTTTGATAGCGGGCTACTGTCGAGTGTTCGTGGACCCAAATCTCAACATATTTCCCTGGTTCAATGACTCAAAGAAGCACAAAGTGTCTGCTGAGGAAG GTTACGTGTCACGATGCGCAAGCGACTCAGACGACTTCTCAGACATGGACATGGAGCCGCTGGTGAAGCTGGTGTCCAATGACAACAAACCTCGTGCTCGCATCAGATCCTCGTCAGACccggagggaaaaaaaagaagagtccGACGGAGAAGCAGCGACGGCAAAGAAAAGGAAGACAAAACGCAGAAAGACAATGAGGACACGGAGAAGGAACGTCAGGAAGGAGACGGTCGGATAGCTGACGCAGAGCAAATCAAAATCCAGATAACAGATGGGGGTTCCATCAAACCTGTTGGAGAAGAAGACTGGAGCCGGGGCGGAGATGGGGTTGAAGCGACAGAGGATCATCCGTCTCTGTCAGAAATATCCGACTCGTGTCAGACGGACTCTCGCGTCCTGACCAGCCCCTCCAGCGACTCCCTTGACGCCTTGGAGGAAGACGACTTGCTTTCTTGCTCTTCCTCCTCCGTCCTTCCCAAATCTGTTCATCACTGTTCTATTAAGCTCCACCCTTTCCCTCAGAGCCACGCCCAGCCTCACCTCCTCACTCCTCCACCCGCTCACTGCCATCCTCTCATCAACCTGGCAGATCTGCAGCTCCTCGACCGTTCGCCCTCTGAGAACCTTCACAGGTGTTCGGGTGATCTCTGCTCTGAGGAAAACTCCCTGTGTTTCGCCGAGCTCTCACGCCTTGCCAACTTCCTGCCAAGCCCTCCGGAGGCGAGCGAGGAGGATGACGAGGAGGACGAGTTGTGGAGGAGAAGGAAGCTTCTGGAAGATATGGAGAAGATAAGAATAGCGAGCGAAGCCATAGAGGGCGGATCTAAAGAACACCCACTGACTCTGTCCCCGTTGTCCGGCTCCGCCGCCTTAGACTTTGTGTTCAACTTCGACCAAAGCGACGCTCGCTGCTACTACAACATCTGCTCCAACATCACCCCCGACAGCGCCCGCAGCCTGCCAATCCAACCGGATCgcaaggaggagaaggaggccGAAGTTGTGGAGCCGGTCCCGATTCTCGAGCCTCCTCCAGGCTTTGGAGACAGCAGCTCTGACGACGAATTCTTTGACGCCAGAGATCGCTTCACCTCACCTGAGGACCCGACCTCGTTGGAAAAGCCAAGAG GTGTTTCCACTAAAATGAATCTGAACCTCCTCAGCACCCTCAGCCTCAGTGACATCCAGGTCTCTGTGGTGGAGGCGAACAAagacagagaagaacaagagtACAGAAGAGAGGACAAGAGGTTGCTCATGCTCCGAAAAGATTCCCGTAAGCGTCGCTCCTTTGTTGAAACCAATTACACGTCCAAAGTGTCTTATCCAGAACCAGAAGCCTCTACCAGGACCTGTAAAAACCTTTTGGTAGAAGCCAACAACATCCAGAAACTCAGTTCTGATCCCAAACCCTCAGAGAAAACAGAGAACCCTAGTCCTACCTGGTCCTCACTCACACAATCAGAAGGAGAGCCGACTCAGCTGGAGTCCAAACCTATCCTGTCCAGACTCAGCTTACAGGGACCAGATTCTACACAGTCCCAGGCCAAGAAGCAAGACATGGAGATGGAGCCTGACTCCATGGAATCAAAGTCGGTAACAGAGCTGATGAAGACTGTGTCTCCTTCCATCACTGTTGTCCGCTGGAGAGTTGACCCGGATGGAAAAGAGAGTGCTGATCGGAGAGGTGATGGAAAGGAAGAAGTAAGTTTACAGCTGGTGATGAGCGAGCAAAGAGAGAAGGACAAGCTAGTGGTTTCAGGGCCACTTATGGGTCATTTGTTTGTGGAGGGAAATACTGAAGAAGCAAACATAGAAGACAAAGGTTTGCACTCATCTAGTTTAAACCAACTCACTTTTAGTTGTCATAGGTCTCCAGAAACCAACATACAACCCAACTCTCTCACTGAGAAGAATCAAATCAGCAGTAATGGCATTTTGATCTTTCCTGGAGGGGAATATACACCAGAGGAAGTTTTTGAGAAGTCaccaccacctcctccaccaTCATCTCCTCTACCTCTGTTACCAGTATCTCAGAAATTCCTCACTGACAGTTTTacgaaggaaaaagaagaaggaggaggaacaAAATTTGCAGAAAACTCAAGTTGTGATCCTCACAGCACAGAGATGAACGATCTCACCAACAAAGCACAGTCACTGGCAGTAATCACAACCAGTAAGAACGACCCTTCTGTGACCCTGAGTGATGAAATTACCGACAGCACCAATTCTGACAATGTTTTCTATGATGAAGATGACGATGAAGCAATTCCTCCTTTGAATCTAGGTCCTTCCAACAAGAGTTTAGGCACTAAGTTTGACATTGATAATGATGAAAATGGGACAATTATCCAATCTCTCTCTAACTCTGAGCCTCACACAAGAGGTCGTTTATTGAATTCAGATCATTCTCATACCAAAAACTCTGTCACATCAAAGCATGGAGCTGCAAAAAGAGTCACATCCAGTTTTGATGCGGGTTCTGGACCAAAGGCAGAGGTTGCTCTTCGAAATACTTCTGATCAAAAGTCGGATTGCACGTCGGAAAatccagaaaatgacaagaatgtAACAAATCCAGTTTTGATGAATGTATGCACAAGTCCTACCCCTGATCTCTCCAAACAACCCCCTATGACAGCCCATTTCCTTTTCCAGACACTTTCCCCGAGCGTCATGGGCCGGTTATCGGCCTCAACATTAAGAGGAAAGATCCAGAAGTTGCCCCTTTATATGTCGCGATCGCAAGAGACTCTCAATGAAGCCGGGGTTGAGATTGTAATCCAAAGTCCGTCTGAGGACGAAAAGAAAGATGGCACAAAAATTGCTGTCAAATTAACCGATGTACATGATGTCACAGAAACCGTTGAGGTGGAATCAGGTGCTGCTGCTGAATCTGTAGATTCTGAAGATTCAGACTCAACCATCACGGGTTCAGAGGTGGACGGGGAGTTTTTCACTGAAAAGACTGCTCCTTCTGAGACGGAGGCTAAAGAAAACAGGACTCCTTCACCTGTTCAGTCTGAACCCAATCTCAAACTTCCAAATCAGCTTTTTTACTCTGAACCTATGAAGGTCACCCCAGGACCAATAACAGAGCCTCCTACCTCCATCATATCTCACCTCCTCAGAGATACCACGGACACACAGCTCAACATGCCTGGCCCCATGCAAGATGCCACACAACCAAATGTCAAGGCTCTAAATCCAGACCAAGACACACCTGGTTATAAAATTAACATTCTGTCCCCTACGATTCCTGCTCCGGTTGTGGTGACGACACAGAATCTTAACGGACCAGGAATTTCCTTTCATAGTCAAGCACAGAAGCTAGCAAAGACAAGTAGTGACAGGCCTTTAATGGGACTGTGTCAGCCTGCAGATCAAAATGCAAATGCATCACAAGCACTTTCCTCTGGATGTAGAGTGTTTACCATCTGTGACCAACCCTCTCAGACCAAAGTTCTAAGCGAAGTAGCAGTTCTTCCACCCTTAAAATCTGAGCTGAGCTGCAGTTCTTTGCTAGCTTCTGGGTGTGAGTCCATCATTGAAGGAGTACAGGTGCCGCTGGATGCTTGTGGCTGCCCAGCGGTTTACACCAACTGCTTTGGTGGGGGAGACAACTTTGATGAAGAGTTGACAGTTTATGAGTTCTCCTGCCGCACACAGAGCAGCGGGGTAACAAAGACAACTGGAGCCAATCTTCCTCTTGTAAACTCTTCCCCCATGCCCTCATTTTTCTCTGCAACTTCGACCTACTCCCCCTCTTTCCCTCGCTCCATTCTGTTTTCCACCTCTACCTCTGAGCTCAGCCCTCTTCTCTCACCTCTATCCAACACTCCAGATTCTTTAATATTACAAACGCACAAGGAGATGATCCGCCATTTATGTCAGCACCATTACCCCGAACCACCAGCAGGTTTCCAGATGCTACGAGTGGATGTGGATCGGCTCCTTTCCGTCCTGGAAAGTAGCGGTGCAGATCGTTCTGTGACTTCTCGTCATCCAAGGGACACCTGCCCAGCTCACTTTACAGAGAACAAGAGGGTACTTCAGATGGAAGCTCGCCGTCTGATGGCAGGATGTCAGCAGGTGGTAGGGGTCGGACAGAGCCCAGAGGAAATGCTTCAATCCCTCTCCGACAGTTTTCGGACCTTGGTGGAGCTGGCTGGTATATGCCTGTGGTTCTCTGGCTGCGACAGGTGTGATCGTAGGAACGCTGAAGCAGTTACAGGTTTGTCCGATGTGGCTCGCTCTTTCAGGGATTTTTGTCTGGCAGCGGAGCGTGCCAGCAGCAAACGTAGCTGTCAGGACTTAAGCAGCAAGCTGCTAGCTAAACAGTGCACAGCGCTCACCGCCTCTGTCTTCTGTCTTACTCAGCTGTTCCGCACCCTCACTGCACTATGA